From the Longimicrobium sp. genome, one window contains:
- a CDS encoding class I SAM-dependent methyltransferase gives MEPRYLALLEAERATWWSSDNFDTWKNLYVSEYARGFYVVDTLRKYAGFEPDGRRVLDIGCGDAGVLIAFAEEGARCAGIELDEKSLERGRIRAQEHGVEVDLRSGIAEALPWPDGSFDLVILDNVLEHVTDRPKTLDEIHRVLAPGGLLYMVTPKPFSAYSLWNDPHYDLAGLVLMPRRMQIWYFEKLRGGGEGTYDVGVIPTRWRLRKLLKAAGFSPVVSPRELWVHYLRNRIARPEEVRPGLKRKLSAYFSKRGWPFENPLMRWFWDVSIGSNFFIARRDG, from the coding sequence GTGGAGCCGCGCTACCTGGCGCTGCTCGAGGCCGAGCGCGCCACCTGGTGGTCGTCGGACAACTTCGACACCTGGAAGAACCTGTACGTCAGCGAGTACGCCCGTGGCTTCTACGTGGTCGACACGCTGCGCAAGTACGCGGGCTTCGAGCCCGACGGCAGGCGCGTGCTCGACATCGGCTGCGGCGACGCGGGCGTGCTGATCGCCTTCGCCGAGGAGGGCGCCCGCTGCGCGGGGATCGAGCTCGACGAGAAGTCGCTGGAGCGCGGTCGCATCCGCGCGCAGGAGCACGGGGTGGAGGTGGACCTCCGCAGCGGGATCGCCGAGGCGCTGCCGTGGCCGGATGGGAGCTTCGACCTCGTCATCCTCGACAACGTGCTGGAGCACGTCACCGACCGCCCGAAGACGCTCGACGAGATCCACCGCGTCCTCGCCCCCGGCGGGCTGCTGTACATGGTGACGCCCAAGCCGTTCTCCGCCTACTCGCTCTGGAACGACCCACACTACGACCTGGCCGGGCTCGTGCTGATGCCGCGGCGGATGCAGATCTGGTACTTCGAGAAGCTGCGCGGCGGCGGCGAGGGCACGTACGACGTGGGCGTGATCCCCACGCGCTGGCGGCTGCGGAAGCTGTTGAAGGCGGCGGGCTTCTCCCCCGTCGTCTCGCCGCGCGAGCTGTGGGTGCACTACCTCCGCAACCGCATCGCGCGGCCGGAGGAGGTGCGGCCGGGGCTGAAGCGGAAGCTGTCGGCGTACTTCTCGAAGCGTGGCTGGCCGTTCGAGAACCCGCTGATGCGCTGGTTCTGGGACGTGTCGATCGGCTCCAACTTCTTCATCGCCAGGCGCGACGGGTGA
- a CDS encoding glycosyltransferase family 4 protein → MKLRVLHVIYDDPQNPWVAGGGAVRVLELYRRLTDRVDATVATGSFPGAKDEVIDGVRYLRLGARGPYAWSRVTYAAAANRLLRTAEYDAAVFDFSSYTPIFMPRDRPSGITVHHVTGPTARERWGPVLAPALSALEKAMIRRARRLTATSTATYELLRTIVAPEVPIDLVYAGVPGELFDLPRRPGPYLLYFGRLDVIQKGLDTLLEAVAILARKRPEVEMRIAGRGKDMERVRSMSRELGIERNVRLLGAVDEAERQRLFAGAAVQLMPSRFEGFGMVAAEAMAAGVPLVAAASGSLPEVVDAPRGGVLVPAGDAQALADATGRLLDDAAAREALSASARISAQRFRWETVADAHFEFLQKLAATGSGAG, encoded by the coding sequence ATGAAGCTGCGCGTCCTTCACGTCATCTACGACGACCCGCAGAACCCGTGGGTGGCGGGCGGCGGCGCGGTGCGCGTGCTGGAGCTGTACCGCCGGCTTACGGACCGCGTGGACGCGACGGTGGCGACGGGGAGCTTTCCCGGCGCGAAGGACGAGGTGATCGACGGCGTGCGCTACCTGCGGCTGGGTGCGCGCGGGCCGTACGCGTGGAGCCGGGTGACGTACGCCGCGGCGGCCAACCGGCTGCTGCGCACGGCGGAGTACGACGCGGCGGTGTTCGACTTCTCGTCATACACGCCCATCTTCATGCCGCGCGACCGCCCGTCGGGCATCACCGTGCACCACGTCACCGGGCCGACGGCGCGCGAGCGGTGGGGCCCGGTCCTCGCCCCCGCCCTTTCCGCGCTCGAGAAGGCGATGATCCGGCGGGCGCGCCGCCTCACCGCCACGTCGACGGCCACGTACGAGCTGCTGCGGACCATCGTCGCGCCCGAGGTGCCCATCGACCTTGTGTACGCGGGCGTCCCCGGCGAGCTTTTCGACCTGCCGCGCCGTCCCGGGCCGTACCTGCTCTACTTCGGCCGGCTGGACGTGATCCAGAAGGGGCTGGATACCCTGCTCGAAGCGGTCGCCATCCTGGCCCGGAAACGGCCTGAGGTGGAGATGCGCATCGCGGGGCGTGGCAAGGACATGGAGCGCGTCCGCTCGATGTCGCGCGAGCTGGGGATCGAGCGCAACGTGCGCCTCCTGGGCGCCGTGGACGAGGCCGAGCGGCAGCGCCTGTTCGCCGGCGCGGCGGTGCAGCTGATGCCGTCGCGCTTCGAGGGGTTCGGGATGGTGGCGGCCGAGGCGATGGCGGCGGGCGTGCCGCTGGTGGCCGCCGCGTCCGGCTCGCTCCCCGAGGTGGTGGACGCGCCCCGCGGCGGCGTGCTCGTCCCCGCCGGCGACGCGCAGGCGCTGGCGGACGCCACCGGGCGGCTGCTCGACGACGCGGCCGCGCGCGAGGCGCTCTCCGCCTCCGCGCGCATCTCCGCGCAGCGCTTCCGCTGGGAGACCGTGGCCGACGCGCACTTCGAGTTCCTGCAGAAGCTCGCCGCGACGGGCTCCGGAGCCGGATGA
- a CDS encoding YfhO family protein, which produces MTKKTAPAAAPARRASLLAPPPEHEPGFGAGTAAAIYFGLALLYFLPAFLPGKQIYGTDFSNAGYFFQDFLSRSFAAGHLPRWVPYLMGGVPLFSNPGSTYYPVRFVADWVLPVKGILPAIFLFQFFVAGWGMWLLARETGCRRWVAFVAGLCFQWTGILTSWVYAGHDGRIIVASFIPLLFYFLHNGVRTGRLAPFAGAAAAIGFALLSFQIQVAWYMLVGAAAWAVFCIVHLDTFRDRPRLLKVLAMGIGAVAFGFAMAAVNFLPFNGYVSHSPRAGSEGRGYDYSVSYSMPPANLAAMAVPEAVGASVGDPTDGHPVFPAYRGANGFKLHSEYVGAGVLVLFALGFYYARRSRAWQFFAGSGLFFLTMALGGNTPLYRLYWAVLPGLKKFRAPDLAYCMVAFSFVAMAALTLEAIARAREAAADRKSSTEAREKPEYVLWIGGAMIALVMLGAAAAGSGGGGAPGEPSAAGGWLRFLFFGAAATVALWMWASRRLPSTAAMWILALVVTLDLWSLGRKFFYTIPGPGEIYAADEVVGFLQTQPGPYRIFPLPGGWPGYPLGRDYPMLFSIDQAGGEHGNQLRRYNEFVGPGQGIEPDYHNFADPRFLAADNVRFIVSPQLLNMEGLREAFRGQSAVVYENTQAMPRAWIVGEAIRAGEAQTIAALQSPRWDPRRNAVVESPRDLALAGPALRGAAQVTRYTADRVEVTAQSDGAGLLVLADNWYPDWKATVDGRATEIYRTNHTFRGVVVPAGTHRVVFTFDPPSLRTGFMIYLATFGMLAAYGAWLLVAHFRRRGVETPDAPPEPAPAG; this is translated from the coding sequence GTGACCAAGAAGACCGCACCCGCCGCCGCGCCCGCGCGCCGCGCCTCGCTGCTGGCCCCGCCGCCCGAGCACGAGCCAGGGTTCGGCGCCGGCACGGCCGCCGCCATCTACTTCGGCCTGGCGCTGCTCTACTTCCTCCCGGCGTTCCTCCCCGGGAAGCAGATCTACGGGACGGACTTCAGCAACGCCGGCTACTTCTTCCAGGACTTCCTCTCCCGGAGCTTCGCCGCGGGCCATCTCCCCCGCTGGGTGCCGTACCTGATGGGCGGCGTACCGCTCTTCTCCAACCCCGGCAGCACCTACTACCCGGTGCGCTTCGTGGCCGACTGGGTGCTCCCGGTGAAGGGGATCCTCCCCGCCATCTTCCTCTTCCAGTTCTTCGTGGCGGGATGGGGGATGTGGCTGCTGGCGCGGGAGACGGGATGCCGGCGCTGGGTAGCGTTCGTCGCCGGGCTCTGCTTCCAGTGGACGGGGATCCTGACCTCGTGGGTCTACGCCGGCCACGACGGGCGGATCATCGTCGCGTCGTTCATCCCCCTGCTCTTCTATTTCCTGCACAACGGCGTGCGGACGGGGCGGCTGGCGCCCTTCGCCGGCGCGGCGGCCGCGATCGGGTTCGCGCTCCTCTCGTTCCAGATCCAGGTCGCGTGGTACATGCTGGTGGGCGCGGCCGCTTGGGCGGTGTTCTGCATCGTGCACCTCGACACCTTCCGCGACCGGCCGCGGCTGCTGAAGGTGCTGGCGATGGGGATCGGCGCGGTGGCGTTCGGGTTCGCGATGGCGGCGGTCAACTTCCTGCCGTTCAACGGCTACGTCTCGCACTCGCCGCGCGCGGGGAGCGAGGGACGCGGCTACGACTACTCCGTCTCGTACTCGATGCCCCCGGCCAACCTCGCCGCCATGGCCGTCCCCGAGGCGGTCGGCGCGTCGGTGGGCGATCCCACTGACGGGCACCCCGTCTTCCCCGCGTACCGCGGCGCGAACGGCTTCAAGCTGCACAGCGAGTACGTCGGCGCCGGGGTGCTGGTCCTCTTCGCGCTCGGCTTCTACTACGCCCGCCGCAGCCGCGCCTGGCAGTTCTTCGCGGGATCGGGGCTCTTTTTCCTGACGATGGCCCTGGGCGGCAACACGCCGCTCTACCGGCTGTACTGGGCGGTTCTGCCGGGGTTGAAGAAGTTCCGCGCGCCGGACTTGGCCTACTGCATGGTGGCCTTCTCCTTCGTGGCGATGGCCGCGCTCACGCTCGAGGCCATCGCCCGCGCGCGCGAGGCCGCGGCGGACCGGAAGTCTTCCACGGAGGCGCGGGAGAAGCCGGAGTACGTGCTCTGGATCGGCGGCGCCATGATCGCGCTGGTGATGCTGGGCGCCGCGGCGGCCGGCTCGGGCGGCGGTGGGGCGCCGGGCGAGCCCAGCGCGGCGGGAGGCTGGCTGCGCTTCCTCTTCTTCGGCGCCGCGGCGACGGTGGCGCTGTGGATGTGGGCCTCGCGCCGCCTGCCGTCCACGGCGGCGATGTGGATCCTGGCGCTCGTCGTCACGCTCGACCTGTGGAGCCTGGGGCGGAAGTTCTTCTACACCATCCCCGGGCCGGGGGAGATCTACGCCGCGGACGAGGTCGTCGGCTTCCTGCAGACGCAGCCGGGGCCGTATCGCATCTTCCCGCTCCCCGGCGGCTGGCCCGGCTACCCGCTGGGGCGCGACTATCCGATGCTCTTCTCCATCGACCAGGCGGGGGGCGAGCACGGCAACCAGCTCCGGCGCTACAACGAGTTCGTCGGCCCCGGCCAGGGGATCGAGCCGGACTACCACAACTTCGCCGATCCGCGCTTCCTGGCCGCGGACAACGTGCGCTTCATCGTCAGCCCGCAGTTGCTGAACATGGAGGGGCTGCGCGAGGCCTTCCGCGGGCAGTCGGCCGTCGTCTACGAGAACACGCAGGCGATGCCCCGCGCCTGGATCGTGGGCGAGGCCATCCGCGCGGGCGAGGCGCAGACCATCGCCGCGCTGCAGTCGCCGCGGTGGGACCCGCGCCGCAACGCGGTGGTGGAGAGCCCGCGCGACCTGGCGCTGGCCGGGCCGGCGCTCCGCGGCGCGGCGCAGGTCACGCGCTACACGGCCGACCGCGTGGAGGTCACCGCGCAGTCGGACGGCGCGGGGCTGCTGGTGCTGGCGGACAACTGGTATCCGGACTGGAAGGCGACGGTCGACGGGCGGGCGACGGAGATCTACCGGACGAACCACACCTTCCGCGGCGTGGTGGTCCCCGCCGGCACGCATCGCGTCGTCTTCACCTTCGATCCGCCGTCGCTGCGCACGGGCTTCATGATCTACCTGGCGACGTTCGGGATGCTGGCGGCGTACGGCGCGTGGCTGCTGGTCGCGCATTTCCGCCGCCGCGGCGTGGAGACGCCCGACGCGCCGCCCGAGCCGGCGCCGGCGGGATGA